The Clupea harengus chromosome 5, Ch_v2.0.2, whole genome shotgun sequence genomic sequence ATTAAAGACAAGCAGATGTGAGGGCAGTAAACACTATTCATGGAGGTATCACTCGTCTCAGCATAGTCAGCATTGGGTCCCCAGACCTCAGCAGCTTCACTAACCTCCTCTATCCACACGCCTTCCCCACATCAGTCTATATGATCCACACCCTTACAGGTTTAGATTCACTCACTGCTTTGTAAAAATGCATTAGGTCGTGCTTATAATGCTTTTGGTATATCAGAAACATAAAAAAGGTTTGATATAAGACAATCAGTTATAATTTGGCTTTAAGGCTCACTATGTTGTCGTCAGGACTGTTTAGGGCTACATCGGCGTAATGTAATTGAAAAGATACAATGACATGGCGAATATTCCTCTGCATTCTTCTTTGCATTTCAAAAGGTTTGCAATAAAATAGATTTCAAGACATACAGTTATAATTTTGCTTTATGGCTTTATGGCTGCTTTTAAAGAACTGCTTTTGGGCTACATCAATGTATTGCATTTCATCTCTGtttccatctgtctcttctgtttttctagACTTTCACACTTTCATCTCTGTTTATTCTGTTTTTCCACACTACTGCTGCCCTATTTTGAGTTGAAAAAATAAACGATATAAAAAGGCAACATTTTCTGTCATCAACACCTCCATTCAGTGTGCAGAAGTCTAAAATGTCTCTCATCTCACGTGTTCAACAGCCTCCACAGCTCTTGCCACAGCTGCCCCCCATAGAGCCACAGTGGCCACCCAGCGCCGCCACGCCGCACCGCGAGAACTGGTCCCGGCACAGGTCAGCTGCACACGGCACGCCggcagggaggggagaagagaacagggaagaaagaggggtcgagatgtgcttgtttttgttgttcatcAGGGAATGATCAAAGTTATAACTGCGGTGTGTGACTGTCACTGGCAAGGTTTGATGTGCGTTTACCAAAGTTTCTGTCAAACTTACCTTTAAGCAGCTCCTCATGAGCGCAGACAGTCCTCACACAAATCTCCTTGTTTATCACATACACTCTGCGCAGACTGAGGGGAAAGgagggacaaaaaaaacatattcacTCCAAATCCATGCAATTAGCATGACAACTAATCCTATTTGTGTGCAAGTTCACATTCAGGAACTTCAGACAATTATGATGATGTACTGAGCAAGAAGCTAAAAGTTAAAGACCTCATACATCCAAACGATTTGTACACTTTTTGAATCATGTTCAACAAACCCTAACGTATAATCCATCTATGAATCACTCCAATGTAAGAACAATAAGTTGTGCCCTAACCTGTAGAAGCAGAGGCTGTTGAGGCATTGCTTGCAGGGCTGGTGGACGGAGTAGAGCCTGGTGCATGGGTACTGCTCCTCACGGCAATCTGCAAGGGCAGGCCACCACAGAGCTCCCATCAACATGTGTACATAACTACTCAAGGCAGGCCACCACAGAGCTCCCATCAATATGTGTACATGACTACTCAAGGCAGGCCACCACAGAGCTCCCATCAATATGTGTACATGACTACTCAAGGCAGGCCACCACAGAGCTCCCATCAATATGTGCTCATGACTACTCAAGGCAGGCCACCACAGAGCTCCCATCAATATGTGTACATGACTACTCAAGGCAGGCCACCACAGAGCTCCCATCAACATGTGTACATGACTACTCAAGGCAGGCCACCACAGAGCTCCCATCAATATGTGTACATGACTACTCAAGGCAGGCCACCACAGAGCTCCCATCAATATGTGCTCATGACTACTCAAGGCAGGCCACCACAGAGCTCCCATCAATATGTGTACATGACTACTCAAGGCAGGCCACCACAGAGCTCCCATCAACATGTGTACATGACTACTCAAGGCAGGCCACCACAGAGCTCCCATCAACATGTGTACATGACTACTCAAGGGCAGGCCACCACAGAGCTCCCATCAATATGTGTACATGACTACTCAAGGCAGGCCACCACAGAGCTCCCATCAACATGTGTACATGACTACTCAAGGCAGGCCACCACAGAGCTCCCATCAATATGTGTACATGACTACTCAAGGCAGGCCACCACAGAGCTCCCATCAACATGTGCACATAACTACTCACTCATCAAGGGTACAGAATAGTTGTTGCATAGATACATactacataacataacataattacATACACGTGTTGCATAGTTACTGTACATACACGTGTTGCATAGATCTTTATTGTGCCTAACCATGAATTGAAGGTATTTCCTTTCTGTTGTGAATCCTTGGTATATTAAAAGCGGAAGATTGCAAAAGATTAGAGTTAGAGCACTTagattgtattatttttttctcttaccAAGAGGGCCTGGTTCGGTTGGCTCAGTTGTGAAATCCGCCCCTGGAAAACATattaaaccacaataatcagacTAGTGTTGAGGAAACAAGAACAATACCCACAAATCTGCGTGGattccaaaaacaaaaacatggtgAATTTGT encodes the following:
- the mfap2 gene encoding microfibrillar-associated protein 2, which encodes MKVNCLLLLAIPVLVVAQFAQAQDYFPLEDYNYGDNPDLDASPQQQILLEPAVVPGQSGADFTTEPTEPGPLDCREEQYPCTRLYSVHQPCKQCLNSLCFYSLRRVYVINKEICVRTVCAHEELLKADLCRDQFSRCGVAALGGHCGSMGGSCGKSCGGC